The Rhinoraja longicauda isolate Sanriku21f chromosome 19, sRhiLon1.1, whole genome shotgun sequence genome includes a window with the following:
- the LOC144603140 gene encoding uncharacterized protein LOC144603140: MLESVRRSEDMTGMLIQCDACRMWEVRDTAGASGRYNCGKCVPVQLLKDHVGALERQLDGLRIIREREAFPEQDLQRDRYTEDAGREKVGVDEEGKEAWRPQGFAHLEAIGTEGTASLSGGQVCESKHVMEAQLKRQMSGKAMVVEDSIVRYRQGFLRQQAGFKDGVLPPWCQDPGRTSWTDCRASSRVKMSNRKW; the protein is encoded by the coding sequence ATGTTGGAGAGTGTGAGGCGCAGTGAAGACATGACAGGTatgctgattcagtgtgatgcttgcaggatgtgggaggtcagggacactgctggtgcctctggccgttacaactgtggaaagtgtgtcccggttcagctcctgaaggaccatgTTGGGGCACTCgagaggcaactggatggcctCAGGATCATCCGGGAAAGAGAGGCGTTTCCTGAACAGGACCTACAGCGAGACCGTTACACGGAAGAtgccggaagagagaaggtgggtgtggatgaggaagggaaggaagcttggagaccCCAGGGGTTCGCCCACTTGGAAGCCATTGGGACAGAaggcactgccagtctgagcggcggacaggtctgcgAATCAAAACACGTCATGGAAGCACAGCTGAAGAGACAGATGTCAGGCAAAGCTATGGTAGTAGAGGACTCGATAGTGAGGTACAGAcaagggtttctgcggcaacaggcgggattcaaggatggtgtgttgcctccctggtgccaggatccaggacgtacGTCATGGACCGATTGCAGAGCATCCTCCAGGGTGAAGATGAGcaaccggaagtggtag